One part of the Glycine soja cultivar W05 chromosome 11, ASM419377v2, whole genome shotgun sequence genome encodes these proteins:
- the LOC114373258 gene encoding putative disease resistance RPP13-like protein 1 encodes MAAEFVGGALLSSFLQVVFDRLVSRQVLEYFRGRKLDEKLLNKLKVKLRSIDALADDAEQKQFRDPRVREWLVAVKDADTPINRMNATKKEDLLDEIDYEINKWAVENDSESQTCTCKESSFFQTSFSSFNMKIESRMKQVLADLEFLSSQKGDLGLKEASGLGVGSGSKVSQILPSKSLVTETVIYGRDNDRNYP; translated from the exons ATGGCAGCAGAATTTGTTGGTGGtgctcttctttcttctttccttcagGTTGTTTTTGATAGGCTGGTTTCTCGTCAGGTTTTGGAATACTTTCGTGGAAGAAAACTCGATGAGAAGCTACTGAACAAGTTGAAGGTGAAGCTACGGTCCATTGATGCTCTGGCTGATGATGCAGAACAAAAGCAGTTCAGGGATCCAAGGGTGAGAGAGTGGCTTGTTGCTGTCAAAGATGCTGATACACCTATAAATAGAATGAATGCAACGAAGAAAG AGGATCTGTTGGATGAAATAGACTATGAAATCAACAAATGGGCTGTGGAGAATGATTCTGAATCTCAAACCTGTACCTGCAAGGAATCGAGTTTCTTCCAAACATCTTTCAGTTCATTTAACATGAAAATTGAATCAAGGATGAAACAAGTCCTTGCTGACCTTGAATTTCTCTCAAGCCAAAAGGGTGATCTTGGTTTGAAAGAGGCTAGTGGTCTTGGGGTTGGATCAGGTAGTAAAGTGTCACAGATATTGCCATCAAAATCTTTGGTGACTGAAACTGTCATTTATGGAAGAGATAATGACAGAAATTATCCTTAA